In the genome of Massilibacillus massiliensis, one region contains:
- a CDS encoding NAD(P)H-binding protein, protein MHAVLVGATGATGKDLLDLLLKDNFFHSVDIFVRRDPGLEHKKLRINVIDFDKPEQWGSLVKGDVLFSCLGTTLKVAGSKANQWKIDYDYQYQFAKLARENSVNHYVLVSSGYASPSAFFYYPRMKGQLEEAVKSLRFPKLSIFKPPMLVRKNSDRRNEIIGMKVIQFLNKMGLFRSQRSLPTEVLAQAMINSAKTKENGIFTLKNKAIWECAKGNK, encoded by the coding sequence ATGCACGCAGTATTAGTAGGGGCGACGGGAGCGACAGGTAAAGATTTGCTGGATTTATTGTTAAAAGATAATTTTTTTCATTCGGTAGATATTTTTGTTAGGCGAGACCCAGGGCTTGAACATAAAAAGTTAAGGATAAATGTTATTGATTTTGACAAACCAGAACAATGGGGAAGTTTAGTGAAAGGTGATGTTTTGTTCTCATGTTTGGGGACTACCCTTAAAGTTGCAGGCAGTAAAGCGAATCAATGGAAAATTGATTATGACTATCAATACCAGTTTGCTAAATTGGCGCGCGAAAATAGTGTGAATCATTATGTATTAGTATCTTCTGGTTATGCTTCGCCGAGTGCTTTCTTCTATTACCCAAGAATGAAAGGACAGTTGGAAGAAGCTGTGAAGAGTTTAAGGTTTCCCAAGTTGTCAATTTTTAAACCGCCTATGTTAGTCCGAAAAAATAGTGATAGAAGAAATGAAATTATCGGGATGAAAGTTATACAGTTTTTGAATAAAATGGGATTGTTTCGTTCGCAAAGGTCTCTACCGACAGAAGTATTGGCGCAAGCCATGATAAATTCCGCCAAAACAAAAGAAAATGGTATTTTCACACTAAAAAACAAAGCTATTTGGGAATGTGCCAAAGGTAACAAGTAA
- a CDS encoding LysR family transcriptional regulator yields the protein MDIKHLKTFLIVHKTGSFSKAAKLLRYAQPTVTMHIQILEDEFKIKLFERLGHTIKITSEGEQLLYYAEKIMTFSNEASSIFAEKKNITGKITIGANQSFGVAQLPSILESFIEKYPQADIRLKFGTVQEIREQIQENVVDVAFFLTKKIHYPDLIIETLCSESSVVVVAPSHSFRQKKTVDFHDFQSENLIITQANCLYRATIDELLQKSGVQPRSIIEINNVQAIKQLVMSGLGITILPRTTVEYELTQNHLEEVPWEGPPIKVFTQIAYHKDKWISPSILNFLEETRKTYAAKSIL from the coding sequence ATGGATATTAAGCATCTAAAAACTTTTCTCATCGTACATAAGACAGGCAGCTTCAGTAAAGCTGCCAAACTCCTCAGATATGCTCAACCAACAGTTACTATGCATATTCAAATATTAGAAGATGAATTTAAGATAAAACTTTTTGAAAGGCTAGGCCATACAATTAAAATAACTAGTGAAGGAGAACAGTTACTCTATTACGCGGAAAAGATAATGACGTTTTCCAATGAAGCTAGTTCAATCTTTGCCGAAAAGAAAAATATAACAGGAAAAATTACAATAGGAGCCAATCAATCGTTTGGCGTTGCCCAACTACCAAGTATATTAGAATCGTTTATTGAAAAATATCCACAGGCAGATATTCGCTTAAAATTTGGCACGGTTCAAGAAATCCGTGAGCAAATACAAGAAAATGTAGTGGATGTAGCCTTCTTCCTAACAAAAAAAATACATTATCCCGATTTAATCATAGAAACATTATGTTCAGAATCAAGTGTAGTCGTTGTTGCTCCCAGTCATTCCTTCCGTCAAAAAAAGACCGTTGATTTTCATGATTTCCAAAGCGAAAATCTGATCATTACGCAGGCAAATTGCCTATATAGAGCTACGATTGACGAACTGTTACAAAAATCCGGAGTACAGCCGCGTTCCATTATTGAAATTAACAATGTACAGGCCATCAAACAATTGGTTATGAGTGGCTTGGGAATTACTATTTTGCCACGTACTACCGTGGAATATGAACTAACGCAAAATCACTTAGAAGAAGTTCCTTGGGAAGGCCCACCCATAAAGGTTTTTACTCAGATTGCATATCATAAAGATAAATGGATTTCGCCTAGCATTTTAAATTTTTTGGAAGAAACACGCAAAACCTATGCGGCAAAATCTATCTTGTAA
- a CDS encoding 4Fe-4S binding protein, with the protein MMNKTDICASAEKFVEASEYNYVAEKIAITPRVAGLKMFETPIFGVGLATDHYFAELKESAAIGEHFLLPQQWLPGAKSVISFFFPFSRDVKTTNNKDKVWPSDEWLHARIEGDIFIHKFIMYMQSILQAAGYKSIVPSLDDRFWSKSAFNSASEHPNASFTSNWSERHVAFICGLGTFGLSKGFITSKGMAGRFTSLVTDLELTSDIRNYQGTYEYCTQCGACAAKCPAGAISLIKGKDHIACSEFLNKTAKKFAPRYGCGKCQTGVPCESKIPLVRK; encoded by the coding sequence ATGATGAATAAGACAGATATTTGTGCCAGTGCGGAAAAATTTGTGGAAGCATCAGAATATAATTATGTGGCAGAAAAAATTGCCATTACACCGCGGGTAGCTGGTTTGAAAATGTTTGAAACGCCGATTTTTGGTGTTGGCTTAGCTACAGATCATTACTTTGCTGAATTGAAAGAAAGCGCCGCGATTGGTGAACATTTTTTATTGCCGCAACAATGGCTGCCAGGGGCTAAGAGCGTGATTTCTTTTTTCTTCCCGTTCAGCAGAGACGTTAAAACTACGAATAATAAAGACAAAGTTTGGCCTTCTGATGAATGGCTGCATGCTCGTATTGAAGGGGATATATTTATTCATAAATTTATTATGTATATGCAATCGATATTGCAGGCTGCAGGGTATAAAAGTATAGTTCCATCGCTCGATGATAGATTTTGGTCAAAATCTGCCTTCAATTCTGCGTCAGAGCATCCAAACGCATCTTTTACCAGCAATTGGTCAGAGCGGCATGTTGCTTTCATTTGTGGACTAGGAACTTTTGGACTTTCAAAAGGATTTATTACGTCAAAAGGTATGGCCGGGAGGTTTACCAGCTTGGTTACAGATTTAGAATTGACATCTGATATAAGAAATTATCAGGGAACGTACGAATATTGTACCCAATGTGGTGCTTGTGCAGCAAAGTGCCCTGCTGGGGCAATTTCACTGATAAAGGGAAAAGATCATATTGCTTGTTCTGAATTTTTAAACAAGACAGCTAAAAAATTTGCACCTAGATACGGGTGTGGAAAGTGTCAGACTGGTGTTCCATGTGAAAGTAAAATTCCTTTGGTAAGAAAATAA
- a CDS encoding helix-turn-helix domain-containing protein: MISYEPFWKTLKLKNVTTYALREKHNISPNTLTRMKNNNYLSLRTIEDFCKILDCRLEDIVEYIPDKN; the protein is encoded by the coding sequence GTGATAAGCTACGAACCATTTTGGAAAACACTCAAATTAAAAAATGTTACAACATACGCGCTGCGAGAAAAACATAATATAAGTCCTAATACTTTAACGCGCATGAAAAATAATAACTATCTTAGTCTGAGAACAATCGAAGATTTTTGTAAAATTTTAGATTGTCGTCTGGAAGATATCGTAGAGTACATTCCTGACAAAAATTAA
- a CDS encoding GGDEF domain-containing protein, producing MSFWQAVISFLLLEISLFVFFSLNQIPSKGFLIFTLSNLGVFLISCSTSRFFIQSTIANIKRINQLKIEVATDSLTQLLNRNGLEQALKIVWACQKRDNKRVGILMIDIDYFKSYNDALGHLEGDCILQQVAGRIKGCCKRETDIVGRIGSEEFLIFLSDLEDTAILNMAQQISAAIANLKIKAVKDNGPFEFLSVSIGVATRIPQNQDLVIDLYKQADKALYHAKRSGRNCISFQGKITQHSTQQISKCSLYDTVQYHESNN from the coding sequence ATGTCTTTTTGGCAAGCGGTAATTTCTTTTCTGTTGTTAGAAATTAGCCTGTTTGTCTTTTTTTCTTTAAACCAAATACCTTCTAAAGGTTTTTTGATTTTTACCCTGTCTAATTTAGGAGTATTCTTAATTTCGTGCAGTACTAGCAGGTTTTTTATTCAGTCTACAATTGCCAATATAAAAAGAATAAACCAACTTAAAATTGAAGTCGCTACGGATAGTCTGACACAGCTTCTCAATCGTAATGGTTTGGAACAAGCACTGAAAATAGTTTGGGCCTGCCAAAAACGAGATAATAAACGTGTCGGGATACTTATGATAGATATTGATTACTTTAAAAGTTATAATGATGCGTTGGGGCATTTAGAAGGAGATTGCATATTGCAGCAGGTTGCAGGAAGAATAAAAGGATGTTGTAAAAGAGAAACCGACATTGTGGGACGAATTGGCAGTGAAGAATTTCTAATCTTTTTATCGGATCTCGAGGATACTGCTATATTAAATATGGCGCAGCAAATTTCTGCAGCGATTGCCAACTTAAAGATCAAAGCAGTCAAAGATAATGGCCCTTTTGAGTTTTTGTCAGTCAGCATAGGTGTTGCAACAAGAATTCCTCAAAATCAAGATTTGGTCATAGATCTTTATAAACAAGCGGATAAGGCTTTATATCACGCCAAAAGAAGTGGGAGAAATTGCATTTCTTTTCAAGGAAAAATCACACAGCATTCAACGCAACAAATAAGTAAATGCTCGTTATATGATACAGTGCAATATCATGAAAGCAATAATTGA
- the splB gene encoding spore photoproduct lyase — protein sequence MFIPKQVVFEEKALNYPKGKALQKFFEEKSIPIHYQKTSRVTLNGDPPAKYQQGKNTLVIGVKKISKFQTCKPSAHYQLPLISGCMGMCEYCYLNTQMGKRPYIKIYANSDEILSKADEYIEARLPEITIFEGAATSDPLALEPYTHVLEDAILHFAKTKQGRFRFVSKYTDVDSLLPLEHNNHTEIRLSLNIESIIKSYEHRTSSLKQRIAALKRLAEAGYPTGIIIAPVFWSEQNKSEYQSLIEQIGNLLNRFPITLEIISHRYTTAAKNNILEIFPDTVLPMNEDDRTFKFGQFGYGKYVYPKETLAEYKEFFAQELRKYFDEKQILYII from the coding sequence ATGTTTATTCCTAAGCAGGTCGTATTTGAAGAAAAAGCATTGAACTATCCAAAAGGTAAAGCCTTGCAAAAATTTTTCGAAGAAAAATCCATTCCTATTCACTATCAAAAAACTTCGCGCGTTACTTTAAACGGTGATCCACCAGCAAAATATCAACAGGGTAAAAACACATTGGTCATTGGAGTTAAAAAGATAAGTAAATTTCAGACATGCAAACCTTCCGCTCATTATCAACTTCCTTTAATTAGCGGGTGCATGGGCATGTGTGAATACTGTTATCTCAATACGCAGATGGGCAAACGTCCATATATTAAAATTTATGCAAATTCTGATGAAATACTTTCTAAGGCGGATGAATATATCGAGGCACGTTTACCAGAGATAACTATTTTTGAAGGCGCAGCTACTTCTGACCCACTGGCACTAGAGCCTTATACGCATGTACTTGAGGATGCAATACTTCATTTTGCTAAAACTAAGCAAGGTCGGTTTCGCTTCGTAAGCAAATATACGGATGTTGACAGCCTGCTACCGCTTGAACACAATAACCATACCGAAATTAGGCTAAGCCTAAATATCGAATCTATTATTAAATCCTATGAACATCGTACTTCTTCATTAAAGCAAAGAATAGCCGCACTTAAACGACTTGCCGAAGCTGGATATCCTACGGGAATTATTATCGCACCAGTATTTTGGAGTGAACAAAATAAGTCAGAATACCAATCCCTAATTGAACAAATCGGCAATTTATTAAACCGATTTCCTATTACGCTCGAAATAATCTCCCACCGTTATACTACAGCTGCTAAAAATAACATTCTTGAAATTTTTCCGGACACCGTTCTTCCAATGAACGAAGACGACCGAACCTTTAAATTCGGTCAATTTGGTTATGGAAAGTATGTTTATCCCAAAGAAACGCTTGCCGAATATAAAGAATTCTTTGCTCAAGAATTACGTAAGTATTTTGATGAGAAACAGATTTTATATATTATTTAA
- a CDS encoding CobW family GTP-binding protein: MGHKIPLDIVSGFLGAGKTTLILKMLKECKDNKKIFILENEYGKAGIDGSLLSNNNAEIKEIYSGCICCSLKGEFTQVLKQAMSSIKPGRILIEPTGIGKLSEVLHVVQQPCFKETIIIDHVITVVDVHEVRNYLRNFGEFYKDQIHHAKIIVLSKTQEISSSKIQEVVNLIREHNSLAKIVSNSWEQLDIQEILQEEKPYEEIIKNENNILPKKLSFTIKKTVSSRTCNHHSEAADIFDNFSWKGLRVFSISSLNIVLAAISTGQYGKILRAKGIVAGEKNGIHFEYVNGKWNCNTTEPLKFGRAVFIGQNLLSEKLLELVKGSANAKNC; the protein is encoded by the coding sequence ATGGGGCATAAGATACCATTGGATATTGTATCGGGGTTTTTAGGAGCAGGTAAAACAACTTTGATATTAAAAATGTTAAAGGAATGTAAGGACAACAAAAAAATATTCATCTTAGAAAATGAATATGGAAAGGCTGGTATTGACGGGAGCTTGCTGTCGAATAACAATGCCGAAATCAAAGAAATTTATTCTGGATGTATATGTTGCTCATTAAAAGGTGAGTTTACACAAGTTTTGAAACAGGCTATGTCTAGTATAAAGCCAGGGAGAATTTTGATTGAACCAACTGGTATTGGAAAATTATCCGAAGTATTGCACGTTGTGCAGCAACCCTGTTTTAAGGAAACGATAATTATAGATCATGTGATAACCGTTGTAGACGTACATGAGGTGCGAAATTATTTGAGAAATTTCGGCGAGTTCTATAAAGACCAAATTCATCATGCTAAAATCATAGTCCTTAGTAAAACTCAAGAAATTTCATCTTCTAAAATTCAAGAGGTTGTAAATTTAATTCGGGAACATAATTCATTGGCCAAAATCGTAAGCAATTCTTGGGAACAGCTAGATATCCAGGAAATTTTACAAGAAGAGAAACCATATGAAGAAATCATTAAGAACGAAAATAACATTTTACCTAAAAAACTTAGTTTCACTATAAAAAAAACTGTATCTTCCCGAACTTGCAATCACCATTCAGAAGCGGCGGATATATTTGATAATTTTTCATGGAAAGGGTTACGCGTTTTTTCTATTTCATCTCTAAATATTGTGTTGGCCGCTATTAGTACAGGACAATATGGTAAGATTTTGCGTGCAAAGGGAATTGTTGCAGGAGAAAAAAATGGAATTCATTTTGAATATGTTAACGGTAAATGGAATTGTAATACTACAGAACCCTTGAAGTTTGGACGGGCGGTATTCATAGGACAAAATTTGCTTTCTGAAAAACTATTAGAACTGGTTAAGGGCTCAGCCAATGCCAAAAATTGTTGA
- a CDS encoding GTP-binding protein produces MPKIVDIVQGFIGSGKTALINSLIENAFPNEKILVVLTEWGNTQVVQMNSRITTYSWNCEKGFSADIIRRMVRMESFQRIIFEVNGLASGNVLIKVLMQLVKEREICLGAKMAVFDGRKYDLMGESFKDILYQVAVSSDGFLINNMNGDICKWLASINPRAYQNNGDDIAKWHDQIVNLEQRRIKMELSICMIVSVIVYLIIYLLISG; encoded by the coding sequence ATGCCAAAAATTGTTGATATTGTTCAGGGGTTTATTGGATCTGGAAAAACTGCGTTAATAAATAGTCTGATTGAAAATGCTTTTCCAAATGAGAAAATTCTTGTTGTTTTAACTGAGTGGGGAAACACGCAAGTTGTTCAAATGAATTCACGGATTACAACATACTCATGGAATTGTGAAAAAGGATTTTCAGCAGATATAATACGACGGATGGTCAGAATGGAATCCTTTCAAAGGATAATTTTTGAGGTGAATGGGTTAGCTTCAGGGAACGTGCTAATTAAGGTTTTAATGCAATTAGTAAAAGAAAGAGAAATTTGCTTAGGGGCAAAAATGGCTGTTTTTGATGGACGAAAATATGATTTGATGGGTGAATCTTTTAAAGATATTCTTTATCAAGTCGCAGTAAGTAGTGATGGCTTTTTGATTAATAATATGAATGGGGATATATGTAAGTGGTTGGCATCAATTAACCCAAGAGCTTATCAAAATAATGGGGATGACATAGCTAAATGGCACGATCAAATCGTAAATTTGGAGCAAAGAAGAATAAAGATGGAGCTTAGCATATGCATGATTGTCTCTGTAATCGTGTATTTAATTATTTACTTGCTAATCTCTGGATAA
- a CDS encoding cupin domain-containing protein produces the protein MNIQNYNGIFDIGEKNDTYAKYFVGQSYLNMLSTTGVTIANVTFEPGCRNNWHIHHKGGQILMVVAGRGYYQEWGKPAQELHPGDVVNISPEIKHWHGAASDSWFAHLAVEVPAEGASNEWLEAVDEGAYKKLGCVEILDRR, from the coding sequence ATGAACATACAAAATTACAACGGGATTTTTGATATCGGTGAAAAAAATGATACATATGCAAAATACTTTGTCGGTCAAAGCTATTTAAATATGTTGTCTACTACAGGGGTTACAATTGCGAATGTTACATTTGAACCAGGCTGCCGAAATAATTGGCATATTCACCATAAAGGTGGACAAATCTTGATGGTAGTTGCAGGTCGAGGATATTATCAGGAATGGGGTAAGCCAGCACAGGAACTGCACCCGGGGGATGTGGTTAATATTTCTCCCGAGATCAAGCATTGGCATGGTGCGGCATCAGACAGCTGGTTTGCCCATCTTGCGGTGGAGGTTCCGGCGGAGGGTGCTTCAAATGAATGGCTGGAGGCTGTTGATGAAGGTGCATATAAAAAATTGGGTTGCGTTGAAATTTTGGATAGAAGATGA
- a CDS encoding methylated-DNA--[protein]-cysteine S-methyltransferase yields the protein MRQSIYGILYNVYTKEDIMFYSTHYLSPVGSLMLGCDDKDNLIGVWMQGQKYYGGTVNEVMTEKDDLPIFKAAKNWLDNYFAGQNPSITDLPLAPIGGEFRRAVWNVLCEIPYGEYVTYGDIAKTIASNLGRKNMSSQAIGGAVGHNPISIIIPCHRVVGANGSLTGYAGGIRTKINLLEHEGADLSGLFIPTKGTAL from the coding sequence ATGCGACAATCAATTTATGGAATTCTTTATAACGTATACACGAAGGAGGATATCATGTTTTATTCAACTCATTATCTCTCACCTGTCGGTTCACTCATGTTAGGTTGTGACGATAAAGACAACCTTATCGGTGTGTGGATGCAAGGTCAAAAATACTATGGTGGAACAGTAAATGAAGTCATGACGGAAAAAGATGATCTACCAATATTTAAGGCTGCAAAAAACTGGTTAGACAACTATTTTGCCGGTCAAAATCCCTCTATTACCGATCTGCCTCTAGCTCCCATAGGCGGAGAATTTCGCAGAGCAGTATGGAATGTTTTATGTGAAATTCCCTACGGTGAATATGTTACCTACGGCGATATCGCAAAGACGATAGCTTCAAACCTAGGAAGAAAAAACATGTCAAGCCAAGCAATCGGCGGTGCAGTAGGTCATAATCCAATTTCAATTATCATTCCCTGCCATCGTGTTGTAGGCGCAAATGGTAGTTTGACAGGATATGCAGGTGGTATACGCACGAAAATCAACCTACTTGAACATGAGGGCGCAGATCTATCTGGTTTATTTATCCCCACCAAAGGCACAGCCTTATAA
- a CDS encoding AlkA N-terminal domain-containing protein, producing the protein MKIETQGWYSAFKSKDARFDGRFFVGVSSTGIYCRPICRAKLPKAENCTFYSTAAAAEQAGFRPCLICRPELAPGTSTTDATRTLVHRAAKLLEEKCGSGQNLKELAEHLGCTDRHLRRAFANEYNVSPVQYLQTCRLLLAKNLLTDTNLSILEVAMTAGFGSLRRFNALFKEKYRLTPTGLRQQAPRKKSKENDITLALSYRPPYRWQQLLDFLTQRAIPGVETIKNGEYLRSVHFVTGEQQQHLYGWIRVGHKPTKNALAVTVSATLLPVLPQVLAKVRHLFDLHCDPDAVYEVLASMNTIRPGLCVQGTRLPGCFDSFELAVRAVLGQQITVKAASTLAARIVKTYGTPIQTNVDELTHTFPSPASILALEGSIANHLGPLGITTARANTILNLARAFEQNSIDLHLCAQPEIEMKKLMEIPGIGAWTAHYIAMRAMGWPDAFLNTDYGIKKALIPHTPKEILALAEAWHPWRSYATINLWNSL; encoded by the coding sequence ATGAAAATTGAAACGCAAGGCTGGTATTCAGCCTTCAAATCAAAAGATGCACGATTTGACGGACGGTTTTTTGTAGGCGTATCATCCACTGGAATTTATTGTCGCCCCATTTGCCGAGCAAAATTACCAAAAGCTGAAAATTGCACCTTCTACTCTACAGCTGCAGCAGCAGAACAAGCAGGATTCCGCCCTTGTCTTATCTGCCGCCCGGAACTTGCCCCTGGTACTTCGACCACCGATGCTACGAGGACACTTGTACATCGAGCAGCAAAACTCCTAGAAGAAAAGTGTGGAAGCGGACAGAATCTCAAAGAACTTGCCGAACATTTAGGATGCACAGATCGTCATTTACGCCGTGCATTTGCAAATGAATACAACGTATCGCCCGTGCAGTATTTACAAACCTGCAGATTGTTGCTTGCAAAAAATCTGCTTACAGATACAAACCTTTCGATACTTGAAGTTGCAATGACTGCTGGATTCGGCAGTTTACGACGATTCAATGCCCTATTCAAAGAAAAATATCGCCTTACCCCCACTGGCTTACGCCAACAAGCGCCAAGAAAAAAAAGTAAGGAAAATGATATAACGTTAGCCCTGAGTTACCGCCCTCCTTATCGCTGGCAGCAACTATTAGATTTTCTCACACAACGTGCTATTCCAGGTGTGGAAACAATAAAAAACGGCGAATATTTACGCTCTGTTCACTTCGTTACCGGTGAGCAGCAACAACATCTGTACGGTTGGATACGCGTGGGACATAAACCCACAAAAAATGCTTTAGCCGTCACTGTTTCTGCCACTCTTCTGCCTGTATTGCCGCAAGTATTGGCTAAAGTTCGTCATCTGTTTGATTTGCATTGTGATCCGGATGCAGTATATGAAGTTCTTGCATCTATGAATACAATTCGACCTGGCCTTTGTGTACAAGGTACACGCCTTCCAGGTTGTTTTGATTCATTTGAACTAGCGGTACGTGCAGTTTTAGGTCAGCAGATTACCGTTAAAGCCGCTAGTACCTTGGCTGCAAGAATAGTAAAGACCTATGGTACACCCATCCAAACCAATGTAGATGAACTAACACATACTTTCCCTTCACCTGCCTCTATCCTAGCTTTAGAGGGCTCCATTGCAAATCATCTAGGACCGCTGGGAATCACGACAGCGCGGGCAAATACAATTTTAAATTTGGCTCGTGCATTCGAACAAAATTCTATAGACTTGCATCTTTGCGCTCAACCGGAAATTGAGATGAAAAAGCTAATGGAAATTCCCGGTATCGGAGCCTGGACAGCGCATTATATAGCAATGCGAGCGATGGGATGGCCTGATGCTTTTTTGAATACAGATTATGGCATAAAAAAAGCGCTTATCCCTCACACGCCAAAAGAAATATTAGCGTTAGCGGAAGCGTGGCACCCTTGGAGAAGCTATGCGACAATCAATTTATGGAATTCTTTATAA